One window of Vitis riparia cultivar Riparia Gloire de Montpellier isolate 1030 chromosome 5, EGFV_Vit.rip_1.0, whole genome shotgun sequence genomic DNA carries:
- the LOC117914231 gene encoding S-protein homolog 31-like encodes MKRISSFLLMFLLAAFIIFMSLKQSENFSGAEYDVRIVNGFTDNSSLALVIWCTSDNKDIGGRALQVGDDFSWSVKTNLWGATPFHCTMKWDATRKQFDAFQVQRDVQRCGPLRTCFWLVREDGFYFSNDQVNWKKDFSW; translated from the coding sequence ATGAAGAGAATCTCCAGCTTTCTGCTAATGTTTTTGCTTGCAGCATTCATAATATTCATGTCGCTGAAGCAATCTGAAAACTTCAGTGGCGCCGAGTATGATGTTCGTATAGTGAACGGGTTCACGGACAATTCATCGCTGGCTTTGGTGATTTGGTGCACATCCGACAACAAGGATATAGGTGGGCGTGCCCTTCAGGTGGGAGATGATTTCAGCTGGAGTGTGAAAACCAATTTATGGGGAGCCACTCCTTTCCACTGCACCATGAAATGGGATGCAACGAGGAAGCAGTTTGATGCCTTTCAGGTTCAGCGGGACGTTCAACGATGTGGCCCTCTTAGGACCTGCTTCTGGTTGGTCAGAGAGGATGGATTTTATTTTAGCAATGACCAAGTCAACTGGAAGAAAGATTTTTCATGGTAA